In the genome of Sorangium aterium, one region contains:
- a CDS encoding penicillin acylase family protein has translation MRLSFSSAHCVLALVTGLTGMLGCSDDPGPGSSAPDTGAPSEPDAGAPDGSPPPSATFGPLGDRPDLPVDGRLTIDGLLSAVDVVQDRDGRPHIYAENLVDAMRVEGYLTARDRALQLEILRRTAEGRLAELFGDLDPTTIDQDIALRHVGLGRIARAQYDALPEGELRQMLDAYADGVTQVFRKIRSGDIRLPEGATGIPAKAFTDWSGVDSLVISRFQSYLLSFDAELDITMQQLFDAARTTFASSSADPLAQKRAGFERDFLRFAPSEPAVTSSGYPASPAREKAQKAEDKAAKRAPRARRPGRAAPGRAKLISSLTGYLSAVQRARSKVAPEGFGSNNWAIHASRSATGHALVASDPHLSLSAPAVWYAVSIHVTAPEGKDASRDVHVGGVTFPGIPGIILGHNEHVGWGATVAMYDVTDVYAEKLTPDGKAVLFKGNPVPLQTVEEVIAIAGREPYTYRVPIVPHHGPLLPTIVDHAVVDPDPAVGALSVRWTGLGPTKELEAIFGLLRARSVDDAQESLSKFSVGAQNWVMGDTAGDILWTTHAAIPTRSPEAFAWDAATYTGVLPCMVLPGDGTAEWTGTLPEHLIPRAKNPPAGYIATANNDPIGDSLDNDPSNGALPDGTPMYLGCSFDIGFREGRIQERIDAHEGPLSPEDCAAIQGDIKSALGARLVPHLLRAMDRAEEERATPGTHPDLSAIVADAAYGPQRLAALRALLDGWGKEADYKAAAGIDLDTAMPLVDEGDGPGALDARASEATLVFNLWLVRVVRRVLGDELGQMGFSSFSRELSAKALLHLFSADREQLATFDPAVQDSALWDDMGTPAVESRDERVLRALLDALAWLDRQGGSGAAAPRWGAFHTVTLDALVPFFSSLSIPPPSDPLWSGGFPRGGDEFAVDSSDYRLSWALDESPDFRYVHGPSQRLVVELDPAGPKAWNAIPGGNVWDAESPHFRDQAELWRKNQTHLVPFLLPDVIQAKESRTVVEAP, from the coding sequence ATGCGACTGTCATTCTCTTCGGCACACTGCGTCCTCGCCTTGGTCACCGGGCTCACGGGCATGCTCGGGTGCTCGGACGACCCTGGTCCCGGCAGCAGCGCGCCCGACACGGGCGCGCCCAGCGAGCCCGACGCGGGCGCGCCCGACGGCAGCCCGCCCCCCTCCGCGACGTTCGGTCCACTCGGCGATCGGCCGGATCTGCCCGTCGACGGGCGGCTCACCATCGACGGCCTGCTCTCTGCGGTCGATGTCGTCCAGGACAGGGACGGTAGGCCCCATATCTATGCCGAAAACCTCGTGGACGCGATGCGCGTCGAAGGGTATCTGACGGCGCGCGACCGCGCGCTTCAGCTCGAGATCTTGCGGCGCACCGCCGAGGGGAGGCTCGCAGAGCTCTTCGGCGACCTCGATCCAACCACCATCGATCAGGACATCGCTCTCCGCCATGTCGGGCTCGGTCGGATCGCCAGGGCCCAGTACGACGCGCTCCCCGAGGGGGAGCTCCGCCAGATGCTCGACGCGTACGCGGACGGGGTGACCCAGGTGTTCAGGAAGATCCGCTCCGGGGACATCCGCCTCCCCGAAGGCGCGACGGGGATACCCGCCAAGGCGTTCACCGACTGGAGCGGCGTCGACTCGCTCGTGATCAGCCGCTTCCAGAGCTACCTCCTGTCGTTCGACGCCGAGCTGGACATCACCATGCAACAGCTCTTCGACGCCGCCCGGACGACGTTCGCGTCGAGCAGCGCCGATCCGCTCGCGCAGAAGCGCGCCGGCTTCGAGCGGGACTTTTTGAGGTTCGCCCCCTCCGAGCCCGCGGTGACCAGCAGCGGCTACCCCGCCTCCCCGGCGCGGGAGAAGGCGCAGAAGGCGGAGGACAAGGCGGCGAAGAGAGCGCCTCGCGCGCGACGACCGGGCCGCGCCGCGCCGGGCCGCGCGAAGCTCATTTCGTCGCTGACCGGCTACCTGAGCGCGGTCCAGCGCGCCAGGAGCAAGGTCGCCCCGGAGGGCTTCGGCTCGAACAACTGGGCCATCCACGCGAGCCGGAGCGCGACGGGGCACGCGCTCGTGGCCAGCGATCCCCACCTGTCGCTGAGCGCGCCGGCCGTCTGGTATGCCGTCTCGATCCATGTCACCGCGCCCGAGGGCAAGGACGCGAGCCGCGATGTTCACGTCGGGGGCGTCACCTTCCCCGGGATTCCGGGGATCATCCTGGGCCACAACGAGCACGTCGGGTGGGGAGCGACGGTCGCGATGTACGATGTCACCGATGTCTATGCCGAGAAGCTCACGCCCGACGGCAAGGCCGTGCTCTTCAAGGGCAATCCAGTGCCCCTCCAGACGGTCGAGGAGGTCATCGCGATCGCTGGCAGGGAGCCCTATACCTACCGTGTCCCGATCGTGCCCCATCACGGCCCGCTCCTGCCGACCATCGTCGACCACGCGGTGGTGGATCCGGACCCGGCCGTGGGGGCGCTCAGCGTCCGCTGGACGGGGCTCGGGCCGACGAAGGAGCTGGAGGCCATCTTCGGCCTGCTGCGCGCTCGCTCGGTCGATGACGCGCAGGAGTCGCTCTCGAAATTCAGCGTCGGCGCGCAGAACTGGGTGATGGGCGACACAGCGGGCGACATCCTCTGGACGACGCACGCGGCGATCCCGACGCGGTCTCCTGAGGCGTTCGCCTGGGACGCGGCCACCTATACGGGCGTCCTCCCCTGCATGGTGCTCCCCGGCGACGGGACCGCGGAGTGGACCGGGACGCTCCCCGAGCACCTCATCCCCCGGGCAAAGAACCCGCCGGCGGGATACATCGCCACGGCGAACAACGACCCCATCGGGGACTCCCTGGACAACGATCCATCGAACGGCGCGCTCCCCGACGGTACCCCCATGTACCTGGGTTGCAGCTTCGACATCGGGTTTCGCGAGGGCCGCATCCAGGAGCGGATCGACGCCCACGAGGGACCTCTGTCGCCGGAGGATTGCGCGGCGATCCAGGGCGACATCAAGTCGGCGCTCGGCGCGAGGCTCGTGCCTCACCTGCTCCGCGCCATGGACCGCGCCGAGGAGGAGCGCGCGACGCCCGGTACTCACCCCGATCTGAGCGCGATCGTCGCGGACGCCGCATACGGCCCGCAGCGCCTCGCCGCCCTGCGGGCGCTCCTCGACGGCTGGGGCAAGGAGGCGGACTACAAGGCGGCCGCCGGCATCGATCTCGACACCGCCATGCCGCTCGTGGACGAGGGCGATGGCCCCGGCGCGCTCGACGCCCGCGCCTCGGAGGCGACCTTGGTCTTCAACCTCTGGCTCGTCCGGGTGGTGCGCCGGGTGCTGGGCGACGAGCTCGGCCAGATGGGCTTCTCGTCGTTCTCCCGGGAGCTCTCGGCGAAGGCGCTCCTCCACCTGTTCTCCGCCGATCGGGAGCAGCTCGCCACCTTCGATCCGGCCGTGCAGGACAGCGCGCTGTGGGACGACATGGGCACGCCAGCGGTCGAGTCCAGGGATGAGCGCGTGCTGCGCGCCCTGCTCGACGCCCTCGCCTGGCTCGATCGACAGGGCGGCTCCGGGGCTGCGGCGCCCCGCTGGGGCGCCTTTCACACGGTCACCCTCGACGCGCTCGTGCCCTTCTTCAGCAGCCTCAGCATCCCTCCGCCGAGCGATCCCCTCTGGAGCGGCGGCTTTCCGCGCGGCGGCGACGAGTTCGCGGTGGACTCCTCGGATTACCGCCTCTCGTGGGCGCTCGACGAGTCACCGGATTTCCGGTACGTCCACGGCCCGTCGCAACGGCTCGTCGTGGAGCTCGACCCGGCGGGGCCGAAGGCGTGGAACGCCATTCCCGGAGGCAATGTATGGGACGCCGAGAGCCCACATTTCCGCGATCAGGCGGAGCTCTGGCGAAAGAACCAGACGCACCTGGTGCCGTTCCTGCTCCCCGACGTGATCCAGGCGAAGGAGTCGCGCACGGTGGTCGAGGCGCCGTAG